One stretch of Arachis duranensis cultivar V14167 chromosome 1, aradu.V14167.gnm2.J7QH, whole genome shotgun sequence DNA includes these proteins:
- the LOC107482175 gene encoding uncharacterized protein LOC107482175, with protein sequence MGVTPFHRSILEVRLPKHFDKPTDMRYDGTQDPLEHLTAFEARMNLEGVGDEVRCRAFPVTLAGPAIRPGITRWFNGLPQGSIYSFSDISRAFLAQFTTRIAKAKNPINLLRITQRQGEPTRKYLDRFNDECLEIDGLTDSVASLCLTNGLLNENFRKHLTTKPVWTMHEIQTVTKEYINDEEVSRVVAANKRQSSYSQPRQQGNGERLKEQTREKAPSKAPRPFPRVGKFTNYTPLTLPIVKVYQQIAKKGILPKPRPLKDRMGGDKNLYCDYHKGYGHQTQDCFDLKDALEQAIREGKLAAFSHLIREPRRRYRDQDEEGKTCSEKRR encoded by the exons ATGGGCGTCACCCCATTCCACCGATCCATCCTCGAAGTCCGGTTGCCGAAACACttcgacaaaccaacggacatgaggtacgatGGAACTCAAGACCCTCTAGAACACCTCACGGCTTTCGAGGCGAGGATGAATCTAGAGGGAGTAGGGGACGAGGTGAGGTGTCGTGCCTTCCCGGTAACCCTAGCGGGACCCGCGATCAg accgggtattacaagGTGGTTTAACGGCCTCCCGCAGGGGTCCATCTACAGTTTCTCGGACATCAGTCGTGCATTCCTGGCCCAGTTTACAACACGAATAGCAAAGGCAAAGAATCCGATCAACCTTCTGCGGATAACCCAGAGACAGGGAGAGCCGACCAGGAAGTACCTAGATCGGTTCAACGACGAATGCTTGGAAATCGACGGCCTAACCGATTCGGTGGCCAGCCTTTGCCTGACGAACGGCCTCCTCAACGAGAACTTTCGAAAACATCTTACCACGAAACCAGTTTGGACGATGCACGAGATCCAGACGGTAACCAAAGAGTATATAAATGACGAGGAAGTCAGCCGAGTTGTGGCTGCCAATAAACGGCAGTCCAGCTACAGCCAACCTCGGCAACAAGGCAACGGAGAAAGACTAAAGGAACAAACCAGGGAAAAGGCGCCAAGCAAGGCACCAAGGCCATTCCCCCGAGTCGGGAAATTCACCAACTACACTCCGCTCACTCTTCCCATCGTGAAAGTTTACCAACAAATAGCCAAGAAAGGAATCCTGCCGAAGCCCCGACCACTCAAGGACCGCATGGGAGGAGACAAAAACCTCTATTGTGACTACCACAAAGGCTACGGTCACCAAACGCAGGACTGCTTTGACCTGAAGGATGCACTAGAGCAAGCGATAAGGGAAGGTAAGCTAGCAGCATTCTCCCATCTAATCAGGGAGCCAAGGAGACGTTATCGCGACCAAGACGAAGAAGGCAAAACTTGCTCGGAAAAGCGGCGATAA